A region from the Corylus avellana chromosome ca7, CavTom2PMs-1.0 genome encodes:
- the LOC132188134 gene encoding peptidyl-prolyl cis-trans isomerase CYP21-2-like — MATATKLVSLALFWVLILFGTLAIIQNRLSDAGVLSEESVIRSQPQEKNKLEEDLEEVTNKVFFDIKIGGKDMGRIVIGLFGNTVP, encoded by the exons ATGGCCACCGCAACAAAGCTGGTGTCGTTAGCTCTTTTCTGGGTCCTGATTCTGTTCGGAACCCTAGCTATCATCCAG AATAGATTAAGCGATGCCGGTGTCTTATCTGAGGAAAGTGTTATTAGAAGTCAGCCCCAGGAG AAAAACAAGTTGGAGGAGGATCTGGAGGAAGTGACCAACAAAGTGTTCTTCGATATTAAAATTGGTGGAAAAGATATGG GTCGCATAGTCATAGGCCTATTTGGTAATACAGTTCCT
- the LOC132187449 gene encoding phosphoinositide phospholipase C 6-like: MASYEYKMFGFSRKFKTGEVGPPADVKEAFSRFAGGGDHMSVDQLLRFLVEHQAEVGCTASDAGRFVERVLHERHDAKEGLSLANFFHFLFLDDLNGPIKSEVHHDMTAPLSHYFIYTGHNSYLTGNQLSSDCSDAPIIKALQRGVRVIELDIWPNSTKDDVLVLHGRTLTTPVKLVKCLKSIKEYAFVKSPYPVIITLEDHLTPDLQAKVAEMVTQTFGEMLYYPQGEYLAEFPAPESLKHRIVISTKPPKEYLEDSKQVKDKGSVSNSGRESFEEDASGKETSDPTDEPEVEEISDSDEDDEDDEDINVCDPKSSKRGAPEYKRLITIHAGKPKGGLRDAFKIVANKVRRLSLSEQTLEKAASNHGTDVVRFTQKNVLRIYPKGTRVTSSNYKPHIGWMHGAQMVAFNMQGYGKLLWLMQGMFRANGECGYVKKPDFLMQKGPSNEVFDPKRTLIVKKTLKVNIYMGNGWHLDFSRTHFDSYSPPDFYTKLRIVGVPADAAKKKTKVIEDDWAPFWDEEFKFPLTVPELALLQIQVREYDRSEKDDFGGQTCLPVSELRPGIRAVPLYGEKSQKLHVKLLMRFQFV, translated from the exons ATGGCGAGCTACGAGTACAAGATGTTTGGGTTCAGCAGGAAGTTCAAGACGGGCGAGGTGGGTCCGCCGGCCGACGTGAAGGAAGCGTTCTCGAGGTTCGCCGGTGGTGGGGATCACATGTCGGTTGATCAGCTCCTTCGGTTCCTGGTGGAGCACCAGGCAGAGGTGGGCTGCACCGCGTCCGATGCGGGCCGGTTCGTAGAGCGGGTTCTGCATGAGCGTCACGACGCGAAGGAAGGCCTCTCCCTCGCTAATTTCTTCCATTTCCTGTTTCTCGATGATCTCAACGGTCCCATCAAATCTGAG GTACACCATGATATGACTGCTCCATTGTCACACTATTTCATATATACAGGGCACAATTCCTACCTGACTGGGAATCAACTCAGCAGTGATTGTAGCGATGCTCCAATCATAAAGGCACTGCAGAGAGGTGTGAGAGTAATTGAACTTGATATATGGCCAAATTCTACAAAAGATGATGTTCTTGTCCTTCATGGAAG GACCCTGACCACTCCAGTGAAGCTCGTCAAATGTTTGAAGTCCATTAAAGAGTATGCTTTTGTCAAATCTCCCTACCCTGTCATCATAACTTTAGAAGACCACCTTACCCCTGACCTTCAGGCCAAAGTTGCGGAG ATGGTCACTCAAACATTTGGAGAAATGCTGTATTATCCCCAGGGAGAATACTTAGCTGAATTCCCTGCACCAGAGTCATTGAAACATCGAATTGTCATTTCTACTAAACCACCAAAAGAGTACCTTGAGGACTCTAAGCAAGTCAAAGATAAGGGCAGTGTTTCGAATAGTGGAAGGGAATCATTTGAAGAAGATGCATCAGGAAAGGAGACATCAGACCCTACGGATGAGCCAGAAGTGGAGGAGATA AGCGACagtgatgaagatgatgaagatgatgaagacaTTAATGTGTGTGATCCCAAATCAAGCAAGCGAGGGGCACCAGAATACAAACGCTTGATCACAATCCATGCTGGGAAACCAAAGGGTGGTCTAAGGGATGCATTTAAAATTGTAGCTAACAAAGTTAGACGCCTTAGTTTGAGTGAACAGACACTTGAGAAGGCCGCCTCAAATCATGGAACTGATGTTGTAAG ATTCACACAAAAAAATGTGCTGAGAATATACCCTAAAGGGACACGTGTCACCTCCTCTAATTACAAGCCACATATTGGGTGGATGCATGGGGCTCAGATGGTTGCATTTAATATGCAG GGATATGGCAAATTACTTTGGTTGATGCAAGGGATGTTTAGAGCCAATGGAGAGTGTGGATATGTGAAGAAACCTGATTTTCTGATGCAGAAGGGTCCATCCAATGAAGTATTTGATCCTAAAAGAACCTTGATAGTGAAGAAGACATTAAAG gtgaatatatatatgggaaatgGATGGCACTTGGATTTTAGCCGAACCCACTTCGACTCATACTCACCACCAGACTTCTATACAAAG CTCCGCATTGTTGGGGTGCCAGCTGATGCTGCCAAGAAGAAAACGAAGGTTATTGAGGATGATTGGGCTCCTTTTTGGGATGAGGAATTCAAATTCCCTTTGACAGTTCCCGAGCTTGCTCTGCTTCAGATTCAGGTCCGAGAGTATGATAGGTCTGAGAAGGATGACTTCGGTGGGCAGACATGTTTGCCTGTCTCGGAGCTAAGACCTGGGATTCGTGCCGTCCCACTCTATGGCGAAAAGAGCCAGAAACTACATGTAAAGCTTCTAATGCGGTTTCAGTTTGTGTAG